From Phragmites australis chromosome 5, lpPhrAust1.1, whole genome shotgun sequence, a single genomic window includes:
- the LOC133919333 gene encoding E3 ubiquitin-protein ligase WAV3-like codes for MERVCRKAKKALGAGLCVHLPSVAGDREDGASERRASDALSLDSAAAAAHASAPNTPAATDTAEAGALRRSKSGGKSSKRMCAICFDSMKPGHGQALFTAECSHMFHFHCISSNVKHGNHVCPVCRTKWKEIPFNLSLSSIVPRRRGGLNVNQARLPQQDAYMGLLRQVLNRQREAPVLHTSEPVEFNDDEPLQKMEAADSCDVGSSRTVEIKTYPEFSAIPQSSSQDDFAVLIHLKAPYANPEQVTGGLVNATSIGCPTSHAPVDLVTVLDVSGSMAGTKLALLKRAMGFVIQHLGPLDRLSVIAFSSTAIRLFHLRRMSHSGQQQALQAVNSLGAGGGTNIADALKKAAKVIEDRNYQNPVCSIILLSDGQDTYNIASNVRGARPDYRSLVPSSILNHTFRLVPVHGFGFGVDHDSDALHSIAEASGGTFSFIEDEGAIQDAFAQCIGGLLSVAVQDMQLNVECVHPGVQLRSIKSGSYLSKVAGNGRNGSIDVGHLYADEKRDFLLSVSLPHCREQTTLLKVACTYRDPLTIEAIRIQGDVVKILRSKLPTSEPVCMEVDRARNRVRAADAIEAARAAAERGTLSDAVAILEDCRRILSESFSSRSGDRLCTALDAELREMQERMANRQRYEASGRAYLLSGLSSHSWQRATARGDSTDSATLVYSYQTPSMVQMLQRSQNHYPSPQGPSQVQQPRFFLGKPQPR; via the exons ATGGAGAGGGTGTGTAGGAAGGCCAAGAAAGCGCTGGGCGCCGGCCTGTGCGTGCACCTCCCATCCGTCGCCGGCGACCGGGAGGACGGCGCCAGCGAGCGCCGCGCGTCGGATGCGCTCTCCCTAGActccgcggcggcggcagcgcacGCTTCGGCGCCGAACACGCCGGCGGCGACGGACACGGCGGAGGCCGGCGCGCTACGGAGGTCCAAGTCTGGAGGCAAGTCCTCCAAG AGAATGTGCGCTATATGTTTTGATTCCATGAAGCCAGGTCATGGACAAGCCCTGTTCACTGCTGAATGTTCTCATATGTTTCACTTTCATTGCATCTCCTCCAATGTGAAACATGGAAACCATGTATGCCCAGTTTGCCGGACAAAGTGGAAAGAGATACCCTTCAATCTCTCATTATCTTCTATAGTTCCTCGCAGAAGAGGTGGGCTGAATGTGAACCAAGCTCGACTACCGCAGCAAGATGCCTACATGGGTCTTCTCCGCCAGGTTCTGAACCGCCAGAGAGAAGCTCCTGTCTTGCATACTTCTGAACCAGTAGAATTCAATGATGATGAACCTTTGCAGAAGATGGAAGCTGCTGACAGTTGTGATGTTGGATCTAGTAGAACTGTGGAAATTAAGACATATCCAGAGTTTTCGGCCATTCCACAGtcatcatctcaagatgactTCGCTGTTTTGATCCATCTGAAGGCCCCATATGCTAATCCGGAGCAGGTCACAGGTGGACTGGTTAATGCAACCTCAATTGGGTGTCCTACATCTCATGCTCCTGTTGATCTTGTTACCGTGCTTGATGTTAGTGGAAGTATGGCAGGCACAAAACTGGCACTCTTGAAGCGAGCCATGGGTTTTGTTATTCAACACCTTGGACCACTTGATCGCCTTTCAGTCATTGCTTTCTCTTCTACTGCTATAAGGTTGTTCCATCTGCGACGGATGTCACATTCTGGCCAGCAGCAGGCATTGCAGGCTGTCAACTCACTTGGTGCTGGTGGTGGCACGAACATTGCTGATGCACTGAAGAAAGCTGCTAAGGTTATCGAGGACCGAAATTACCAGAATCCAGTGTGCAGCATCATTCTCCTGTCAGATGGCCAAGATACATACAATATTGCCTCAAATGTTAGGGGAGCCCGGCCAGATTATAGGTCACTTGTTCCATCTTCCATTCTCAATCACACATTCCGGTTAGTGCCTGTGCATGGGTTTGGTTTTGGTGTAGACCATGATTCAGATGCTTTACATTCAATTGCTGAGGCCTCTGGTGGTACATTCTCCTTTATCGAGGATGAAGGTGCGATTCAGGATGCATTTGCTCAGTGTATAGGAGGGCTTCTTAGTGTTGCTGTTCAGGATATGCAACTAAATGTGGAGTGTGTGCATCCTGGTGTTCAGCTTCGCTCCATCAAATCTGGTAGTTACCTGAGTAAGGTGGCTGGAAATGGGCGAAATGGGTCAATTGATGTTGGTCATCTCTACGCTGATGAGAAGAGGGACTTTTTACTGTCTGTGAGCTTACCACATTGTCGTGAACAAACCACACTTTTGAAGGTTGCTTGTACCTACAGAGATCCTTTGACAATTGAAGCCATCAGGattcaaggtgatgtggtaaaGATCTTGAGGTCCAAATTACCCACATCTGAGCCAGTTTGCATGGAGGTGGATCGTGCGAGAAATCGTGTCCGCGCTGCTGATGCTATTGAGGCTGCAAGGGCTGCTGCTGAGAGAGGCACTCTTTCTGATGCTGTTGCTATTCTTGAGGATTGCCGGAGGATATTGTCGGAATCCTTCTCAAGCCGGAGTGGTGATCGCCTGTGCACAGCCCTTGATGCAGAGCTGAGGGAGATGCAGGAGAGGATGGCTAACCGGCAACGCTACGAGGCTTCAGGGAGGGCATATCTGCTGTCTGGACTGAGCTCGCATTCTTGGCAGAGAGCCACTGCACGAGGTGACTCCACAGATAGTGCTACGCTTGTTTACTCCTATCAGACACCATCCATGGTTCAGATGCTGCAGCGCTCACAGAACCACTACCCTTCACCTCAGGGCCCATCACAGGTCCAACAACCTAGATTTTTCCTGGGGAAACCCCAGCCAAGGTAG